The Desulfovibrio sp. X2 region TGGCCGCGCTCCTGCTCGGGGTCGGATGGTCCGTCCCCGTCCGGGCCCTGGCCCAGGAGGCCGCGTCTCCCCAAACGTCTGCCGAGGCGTCTGCCGGGACGGCTGCTGCCCCGGCGCAGGCCGCCGCGGGGCCGGACGCGGCCGTCCCCCAGGCCGCGGAGGCCGGACCCGGCGCGGGCCAGACCGCCAAGCCCCTGCCGCCGATCCCCAAATTCTCCGTGAGCCTTTCCGAGGGGTCGTCCGGCCGCGTGGGCGTGACCGGCAACCAGGCCTGGTACGGCGACCTGGAGACCGACCTGCGCGCCAAGTGGGGCGTGTGGAACGCGGGCTACGAACGCCGCGACTTCTTCTGGAACAACGCCAGCCGGCTGCACTTCGGCAACAGCCAGGGCACGCCCTGGGAGACGCTGCACCGCTACTACGTCGGCCGCGACCTCTTCCGGGGGGACTACGAGCGCCTGGAATACTACGCGGGCGCGCTGGCCGACATGGCCTTCGAGACCCAGCCGGACGACGCCCTGGGCCTCGGCGTCTTCGGCCACGCCACGGTGGACGTCTACAGGGGGTTCAGGCTCGGGCTCGAGGGCGACGCCTCGGCGGTGCGCGTGCGCGGCGGAAACGTGCTGCCCCGCTTCGGCCTGCGCGTGCGCCTGGACCTGCCCGAATCGCGCCTCAAGACGTGGTTCCTGACCCATCTCGGCATCTCGCCCGAGAACACGGGCCGGGTCTCGTTCGGCATCGAATACCTGCGCCGCCGCCGCATCTACCGCCTGGCCGACAACAGCACCGTGCAGAACAAGGGCTACGTGGACATGAACGAGACCTCCATCGGCCTGCCCATCACCGTGCGCCTGACGCCCGGCCTGGACGTGCGCCTCGTCCCCCGCTACTTCCTGCCGCGCGTCCTCTCCTTCTACGACAGCGCGGGGCAGAGCACGAGCAACCTCAGGACCGGCCACTCCATAGGCGGCGCCCTGGAGATCGAGTGGACGCCGGATTTCTAGCCCCTCCCCGCCGCTCCTGATCCGTCTTCCTGCCGCAAGACGGCAGGGCGCTGCCGGGACGCGCGCACCGCGGGTTGCCGTGGCGCGGCCGAGACGGTAGAGAAAGGGCAAAAGGACGAACCCCATGAACGCCCAGCGCATCCATTACGCCGCCACGGCGGCGCTTCTCTTCTGCGCCGTGCTCGTGGCCGTGGCCAGCGGCTATCGCGCGCAGGCCGTGCATTCACAGGCCGTGCGCGTCACGGAGCTGGCCCGCGAACAGCAGCTGCGCGTCATGCGCCTGGCCGTGCTCGCCTCGCGCGAGGACGCCGTGTCGCACGCCGAGCTGCGCGCCGAACTGCGCCGCCTGGGCGACGGGGAGCGCGAGCTCTACGGCGACGACCCCGAGGTGGCCGGTCTCCTGGCCGAGCCCGCGGCGGCCCGCATCCTGCCGAGCGACCGCGGCGTCCTGCGCACGCAGGCAGAAGACTTCGCCCGCATCCTCGCCGCGGCCCGGCCCGAAGGCAGGCCCCTGGCCGACGCGGAACTCGCCGCCGTGCAGGACGCGGCCGTGAACGCCCTGTCCGACGGCTACGACGCCGTGGCCCGCGCCGCCCACGCCGTGGACAAGGCCGAGCAGGAGCACTCCGGGCGCATGCTCTACGCCGCCTTCCTGGCCGTCGCCGCGATCCTGCTCTACCAGTTCTTCGTGGTCGTGCGGCCCCTCATCCAGGCGGCCGAGGACGACCGCCGCGA contains the following coding sequences:
- a CDS encoding diguanylate cyclase, with amino-acid sequence MNAQRIHYAATAALLFCAVLVAVASGYRAQAVHSQAVRVTELAREQQLRVMRLAVLASREDAVSHAELRAELRRLGDGERELYGDDPEVAGLLAEPAAARILPSDRGVLRTQAEDFARILAAARPEGRPLADAELAAVQDAAVNALSDGYDAVARAAHAVDKAEQEHSGRMLYAAFLAVAAILLYQFFVVVRPLIQAAEDDRRELSQARAELDAWVGRDNLTGLSSRRHLEEVLRREVEYVRRYGTKLAAVALDVDRFARVNAVLGQVGGDDVLQALAGLLGQDLGQDELLSRFSGDKFILLAPHVGGATAVLRAESLRGRAAEATFDKGVRVTLSCGVAECRKDDDLESFLARLDKALHQAQQAGDLTVAL